AATTTATCAATGTTGAAGCCGAACGCCTCGAAATAGAGTGCTTTCTGCCAGCTATTTATGAAGAAGAAAATCTTACTTACAGCGAGATTCATCGGCCAATCGCCTCAATCATGGAGCGCAAACCGGTGCAGGGTGATCAATTCTTGCTGGTCAAACATCAGCCGACTTTGTCAGAACTTGATGGACCGAAAGTGCGTGAATCGATTCGACGAACAGGCAGTAATTACGAAGCGCTTAGCCAATTGTATGCGTCCGGATTTAAGCTTGTTGATCTGCCAGAAGCTTGTTTAACGAGTCGGGAGAGATCCTTGCTTCTTGGTCAACCTATGTGGCATGTATATGCTTGGCTGTGTCAACAGCTGAAAGAGGAAGGTGGCATTTGGAATTACCAGAGATTTACATACGCTTTCGAAACCTACATTCATAAGTCCCCTCATAATTTAGAGGTCTTGCCTTTCGTTAAGAATACGATTACTAAGAAACTTTGCTGCGAGTATCTTTTTGAAAGCTTAAAGCGCAAAAAAGTTCTGCAAAACAAGTCAACAGAGGACGCTAGTGATGCTTGGGTGTATGTTCCTGACGAGAGGTAGAGAATATGCTAAAATTGGAGTAAGACTTTAGAGAGGAAGATTTTATGGTTGAAATAAAGCAAAGAGAAGCGATGGATCCGGCTTATCAATGGGATTTGTCTTCGGTTTTTGAAAGTGATGAGACTTTTGAACTGTCACTAGAATCTTTGAAGGAGCAACTTCCAGAGGTAACGGCTTTTAAAGGGAGATTATCTGAAAGCCCTGAAGTTCTGGCAGATGCAATCGATACCTTGGAGAACTACTCAAGGCAACTCCATACCTTATATGTCTATACGAGTTTGAAGCGTGACCAGGA
This region of Suicoccus acidiformans genomic DNA includes:
- a CDS encoding competence protein CoiA, producing MYAALTENGEMIYASQSASRPKERCICPDCFDEVILKKSSQGKWFFAHKSACGKQVDNAKRPGEGELHRKAKRLVVEALKESYAGVEEEYYLPEIERTADIYVSGTKPTVIEIQVSPIDIYSLHVRTANYQGLGLRVIWLMTRSSKINFNSAWYTRMLQYSESFGLHRQFINVEAERLEIECFLPAIYEEENLTYSEIHRPIASIMERKPVQGDQFLLVKHQPTLSELDGPKVRESIRRTGSNYEALSQLYASGFKLVDLPEACLTSRERSLLLGQPMWHVYAWLCQQLKEEGGIWNYQRFTYAFETYIHKSPHNLEVLPFVKNTITKKLCCEYLFESLKRKKVLQNKSTEDASDAWVYVPDER